From Pedobacter indicus, a single genomic window includes:
- a CDS encoding porin family protein, whose protein sequence is MKPDKNTDITERMIEMLRKHSVPYKEGAWERFKEYEAGQKKKVIIWPYLSGAAAVLLLGIVLFLRQNDRDILPAQRTALTERSIEDEMLAAPNNEEIELDAEEPKINGSRRADHVDNIIHRDRTVANTGNFDSRVSLIATDSLSRFEKNTDILVGDKESQYAINGISKDGNEGPVDNHSAIDDQANQQVGIQDDNVENTQSKTTYDRENGYQHGDWAFADNSESSLDLNKSFNRWNFSIEVAPNINEYQQINFGGGVAIAYNINDKLSISSGISYVQLDAQRGPNQVDIPAEFSKASLNSYNYNKSLNTINTTLVGLDIPVNLKVNLGTQVYASAGVSVFSVLSESRYNIFEEKIARVASLSADGKASPEPAIQTVYSQETSPNTPYEGKNFTGFFNLSVGYKLPALKNFNLSVEPYIKVPVGSLTDQDMNLGNGGLKIVTGF, encoded by the coding sequence ATGAAGCCTGATAAAAATACGGATATTACTGAACGGATGATAGAGATGCTCCGCAAACATTCAGTTCCTTATAAAGAAGGAGCTTGGGAGCGTTTTAAAGAGTATGAAGCTGGTCAGAAAAAAAAGGTTATTATATGGCCGTACTTATCTGGCGCTGCGGCTGTTCTTTTGCTGGGTATCGTTTTGTTCCTAAGGCAAAATGACCGGGATATATTGCCTGCGCAGCGGACTGCTTTAACCGAAAGGTCTATAGAAGACGAGATGCTTGCTGCTCCTAATAATGAAGAGATTGAGTTAGATGCTGAAGAACCGAAAATAAACGGCAGTAGGCGAGCTGATCACGTGGATAATATCATACATCGAGACCGGACAGTAGCCAATACGGGAAACTTTGACAGTAGAGTCTCGCTTATTGCTACAGATTCTCTTAGCCGTTTTGAGAAAAATACAGACATCCTAGTGGGTGACAAAGAAAGTCAATATGCGATTAATGGTATATCTAAAGATGGAAATGAAGGACCCGTAGATAATCATTCGGCTATTGATGACCAAGCCAACCAGCAAGTTGGAATTCAAGACGACAATGTAGAGAATACTCAATCTAAGACGACATATGATCGGGAGAATGGATATCAGCATGGAGATTGGGCATTTGCAGATAACAGTGAAAGTTCTCTTGACTTGAATAAAAGCTTCAACAGATGGAACTTTAGTATTGAAGTGGCACCAAATATCAATGAATATCAACAAATTAATTTTGGTGGAGGGGTGGCGATAGCTTATAATATTAATGATAAGTTATCGATAAGCTCCGGCATCTCATATGTGCAGTTAGACGCGCAAAGAGGGCCTAATCAGGTAGATATTCCAGCTGAGTTTTCAAAAGCTAGTTTAAATAGTTATAATTATAACAAATCCTTGAATACGATTAATACGACGCTAGTTGGCTTGGATATTCCGGTTAACTTAAAAGTTAATTTAGGAACTCAAGTCTATGCTAGCGCAGGGGTGTCAGTTTTCAGCGTTCTAAGTGAATCACGATATAATATTTTCGAAGAGAAGATTGCGCGAGTGGCAAGTCTCTCCGCTGACGGTAAAGCTAGTCCGGAACCAGCTATTCAGACCGTTTATTCACAAGAAACCAGTCCAAACACACCTTACGAAGGAAAGAATTTTACCGGATTTTTCAATCTTTCGGTTGGTTATAAGCTTCCGGCCTTGAAAAATTTCAATCTTTCTGTAGAGCCTTACATTAAAGTGCCTGTCGGGTCACTTACTGACCAAGACATGAATTTAGGTAATGGGGGGCTAAAAATTGTGACTGGTTTTTGA
- the lysS gene encoding lysine--tRNA ligase, producing the protein MSTLLSEQEILRREALTSLLNLGIDPYPAESYEITSYAKTILEGYEADPDGFQSVSIAGRIMSRRIMGSASFIELQDSTGRIQVYIKRDDICPDEDKTLYNTVFKKLLDIGDIVGIKGFAFITQTGTISVHAKEIKILSKSLKPLPVVKSVDGKTFDAVTDPEFRYRQRYVDLVVNPQVKDTFVKVSTVKTAIRDFLNERGALEVDTPVLQSIPGGAAAKPFITHHNALDIPLYLRIANELYLKRLIVGGFDWVYEFSRNFRNEGMDRTHNPEFTVLEFYVAYKDYEWMMETTEQLFEKVALATNEKTTLQVGDKEINFAAPYKRISIYDAIKEHTNIDVSGLDEDGLRDVCKQLNIEIDESMGKGKLIDEIFGEKCEMHYIQPTFIIDYPIEMSPLTKKHRSKEGLVERFELIINGKELANAYSELNDPIDQLERFEDQVKLMERGDDEAMFIDYDFLRALEYGMPPTAGVGIGIDRLAMLMTNQVSIQDVLFFPQMRPEKIVKVASVADYEKAGIPIDWVPVLQKMGLTSIEAIKEANPNKVFNDLGGMRKKMKLDIAMPTKDEVMQWFK; encoded by the coding sequence ATGAGTACTCTACTTTCTGAACAAGAAATATTACGTCGTGAGGCGTTAACATCCTTACTTAATTTAGGCATCGACCCATACCCGGCAGAGTCATACGAAATTACCTCCTATGCCAAGACTATACTAGAAGGCTATGAAGCAGACCCAGATGGATTTCAATCGGTTAGTATTGCAGGTCGAATTATGAGCCGCCGCATTATGGGCAGTGCTTCTTTTATTGAGCTGCAAGATTCAACAGGGCGTATCCAGGTTTACATCAAGCGTGATGACATTTGTCCAGATGAAGACAAGACCCTCTATAATACGGTATTTAAAAAACTCCTAGATATTGGTGATATCGTTGGTATCAAAGGTTTCGCATTTATTACACAGACAGGGACAATTTCGGTTCATGCTAAAGAGATAAAAATTCTCTCGAAATCCTTAAAGCCTTTACCTGTTGTAAAGTCGGTTGACGGAAAAACATTCGACGCGGTGACCGATCCGGAGTTCCGCTATCGCCAGCGCTATGTAGATTTGGTTGTAAACCCTCAAGTCAAAGATACTTTTGTTAAAGTTTCTACTGTTAAAACAGCGATTCGAGACTTTTTAAACGAAAGAGGAGCCCTTGAGGTTGACACTCCTGTACTCCAAAGTATTCCGGGTGGAGCGGCAGCAAAGCCTTTTATTACTCACCACAATGCACTGGATATACCTCTATATCTACGAATCGCGAATGAACTTTACTTAAAAAGACTTATCGTCGGTGGCTTCGACTGGGTATACGAGTTTAGTCGAAACTTCAGGAACGAAGGAATGGACAGAACTCATAATCCTGAGTTTACCGTACTGGAGTTTTACGTCGCTTACAAAGATTATGAGTGGATGATGGAAACGACTGAGCAACTTTTTGAAAAAGTTGCTTTAGCGACAAATGAAAAAACTACGCTTCAGGTTGGTGACAAGGAAATCAACTTTGCAGCACCTTACAAGCGTATTTCCATCTATGATGCTATTAAAGAACATACCAATATCGATGTCAGTGGATTAGACGAGGACGGTCTACGCGATGTCTGCAAACAATTGAATATAGAGATTGATGAGAGTATGGGTAAAGGGAAGTTAATTGACGAGATCTTCGGGGAAAAGTGCGAAATGCATTACATTCAACCTACCTTCATTATCGATTACCCGATTGAAATGAGTCCTCTTACAAAAAAACATAGAAGCAAAGAAGGGCTGGTTGAACGTTTTGAACTTATAATCAATGGCAAGGAATTAGCCAACGCATACTCAGAATTGAATGATCCTATTGATCAGTTGGAGCGTTTTGAAGACCAAGTTAAATTAATGGAACGGGGTGATGACGAGGCTATGTTTATCGATTACGATTTCCTAAGGGCTCTCGAATACGGCATGCCCCCTACAGCAGGTGTCGGAATCGGAATTGACCGACTTGCCATGCTCATGACCAACCAGGTTAGTATTCAAGATGTTCTATTCTTTCCTCAAATGCGACCTGAAAAAATTGTTAAAGTGGCATCGGTAGCAGATTATGAAAAAGCTGGTATTCCTATTGATTGGGTTCCCGTTTTACAGAAAATGGGATTGACCAGCATCGAAGCTATTAAAGAAGCTAACCCTAATAAGGTATTCAACGACCTAGGAGGAATGCGTAAGAAAATGAAATTGGATATCGCTATGCCAACAAAGGATGAAGTGATGCAATGGTTTAAATAA
- a CDS encoding UDP-2,3-diacylglucosamine diphosphatase, which translates to MTKGKKLYFASDFHLGVPNYDSSLEREKRVIDWLEMVRQDASEIFLMGDVFDFWFEYKHVVPKGFVRFLGKLAELTDEGIKVTLFKGNHDMWMFDYLEKEIGVTIVSDELIIERSGKRFYLHHGDGLGPGDKKYKLLKKVFRSKTCQWLFSWIHPSIGIAIAKYWSKNSRLANNQKEVFISEEKEWLVQFSKNMLKTEHFDYFIFGHRHLPLAIQLEDGSQYLNLGEWINYNSFAVFDGITLSLEYWKATARES; encoded by the coding sequence ATGACTAAAGGGAAAAAACTTTACTTTGCTTCAGACTTTCATCTGGGAGTTCCAAACTACGATTCCAGCTTGGAACGTGAAAAGCGGGTCATTGATTGGTTAGAGATGGTTCGGCAAGATGCAAGCGAAATCTTTCTGATGGGTGATGTTTTCGACTTTTGGTTCGAGTATAAACATGTTGTTCCGAAAGGCTTTGTTAGATTTCTAGGCAAGTTGGCTGAATTAACTGATGAAGGAATTAAAGTTACGCTATTTAAAGGTAATCACGATATGTGGATGTTTGATTACCTTGAAAAGGAAATTGGAGTAACTATTGTATCGGATGAATTGATCATAGAACGGTCTGGTAAACGTTTCTACTTACATCATGGAGATGGTTTGGGACCGGGAGATAAAAAATATAAACTGTTAAAAAAGGTATTTCGGAGTAAAACCTGTCAGTGGCTGTTTTCTTGGATACACCCATCTATTGGCATCGCGATAGCTAAATATTGGTCTAAGAACAGTCGACTTGCCAATAACCAAAAGGAGGTGTTTATAAGTGAAGAAAAAGAATGGTTGGTCCAGTTTTCAAAAAATATGCTAAAGACTGAACACTTCGACTATTTCATTTTCGGACACCGTCATTTGCCTCTCGCTATCCAGTTAGAAGATGGAAGTCAATACCTTAATCTTGGTGAATGGATAAACTACAACAGTTTTGCTGTATTTGATGGCATTACACTATCTTTAGAATATTGGAAGGCCACAGCCAGAGAGAGTTAG
- a CDS encoding prolyl oligopeptidase family serine peptidase — protein sequence MLPYPETKKVEVTDNYFGTAVVDPYRWLEDDMADDTKAWVIEENKVTENYLSQIPFRDAIKDRLTELWNYEKFSAPFKEGEFTYFYKNDGLQNQYVLYRQKGDEEPEVFLDPNKFSDDGTTSLAGISFSKDGSLAAYQISEGGSDWRKVVVLDAKENKIIGDTLIDLKFTGLAWKGNDGFYYSSYDKPDEGSALSGITEYHKLYYHKLGTSQSEDELIFGGEKTKRRYIGAYLTEDERFLVISAANTTSGNELYIQDLKQNSPIVNIVDNFEKDYSIIDNEGDKLFIYTNLDAPNYRVVTTDINNLSPDNWIDLIPETENVLNIGTGGGKLFANYLKDATSLVQQYNYEGELERTIELPSVGTASGFSAKSQDTELYYSFTSYIYPPTIFKYDIASGNSEEYKKAGVQFDPSLYTSEQVFYESKDGTKVPMIITYKKGIQLDGNNPTLLYGYGGFNISLTPSFSTSNIILLEQGGIYAVANLRGGGEYGEKWHTAGTKTQKQNVFDDFIAAAEYLIDNKYTSSEKLGIAGGSNGGLLVGAAMTQRPELFKVALPAVGVLDMLRYHKFTAGAGWAFDYGTSDDSKEMFEYLYKYSPYHALKEGTSYPATMVTTADHDDRVVPAHSFKFAARLQEYHTGDNPVLIRIETNAGHGAGKPTDKIIQEAADKWAFMFQNMGAPYTK from the coding sequence ATGCTACCTTATCCAGAAACTAAAAAAGTAGAAGTAACCGACAACTATTTCGGCACAGCCGTCGTTGATCCTTATCGGTGGTTAGAAGATGATATGGCAGACGACACGAAAGCTTGGGTTATAGAGGAAAACAAAGTAACGGAAAACTACCTATCACAAATTCCGTTTCGCGATGCTATAAAAGATCGCTTGACTGAACTTTGGAATTATGAGAAATTCTCTGCACCATTTAAAGAAGGAGAATTTACCTATTTCTATAAAAACGACGGTTTACAAAATCAATATGTGCTATATCGCCAAAAAGGAGATGAAGAGCCGGAGGTATTCCTGGATCCCAACAAATTTTCAGACGACGGAACCACTTCTCTTGCTGGTATTTCTTTTTCGAAAGATGGAAGCCTAGCAGCTTATCAAATATCTGAAGGGGGATCCGACTGGAGAAAGGTTGTGGTCCTTGATGCTAAAGAAAATAAAATTATTGGCGATACGCTTATAGATCTCAAATTTACAGGATTAGCGTGGAAAGGAAATGATGGTTTTTACTACAGCAGCTATGATAAACCGGACGAAGGAAGTGCACTATCTGGTATTACTGAATATCACAAACTTTATTATCATAAATTAGGAACATCACAGTCTGAAGATGAACTAATCTTCGGTGGAGAAAAAACAAAAAGACGCTATATCGGTGCCTATCTTACCGAGGATGAGCGTTTTTTAGTAATTTCGGCAGCTAACACAACCAGTGGAAATGAGCTCTATATTCAAGATCTAAAGCAAAACTCGCCCATTGTTAACATCGTCGATAATTTTGAGAAAGACTACAGCATTATTGACAATGAAGGTGATAAATTATTTATCTATACTAATCTAGACGCACCGAACTATCGTGTTGTAACAACGGATATTAATAATCTTAGTCCAGATAACTGGATTGACCTGATTCCGGAGACAGAGAATGTTTTGAATATCGGAACCGGGGGAGGAAAACTTTTCGCTAATTACTTGAAGGATGCAACTTCACTCGTACAGCAATATAACTACGAAGGAGAGTTGGAGAGAACAATCGAATTACCATCAGTTGGTACCGCATCTGGCTTTTCGGCAAAAAGCCAAGATACCGAACTTTATTATAGCTTTACTTCATATATCTACCCTCCTACGATTTTTAAATACGACATCGCATCTGGAAATTCTGAAGAGTATAAAAAAGCAGGTGTTCAATTCGACCCATCATTATACACATCGGAACAAGTGTTTTACGAATCAAAAGATGGAACTAAAGTTCCAATGATCATCACATACAAAAAAGGAATTCAGCTTGATGGAAATAACCCAACCTTGCTTTATGGTTACGGAGGTTTTAATATCAGCCTCACCCCTTCTTTCAGCACTTCTAATATTATCTTGCTAGAACAAGGTGGTATTTACGCGGTTGCTAACTTAAGAGGCGGCGGCGAGTACGGAGAGAAATGGCATACCGCTGGTACGAAGACTCAAAAACAAAATGTTTTTGATGATTTCATTGCAGCTGCCGAATACCTGATAGACAATAAATATACATCTTCGGAAAAACTAGGAATTGCAGGTGGATCAAACGGAGGGCTCTTGGTAGGCGCCGCAATGACTCAACGCCCTGAACTGTTCAAAGTAGCGCTACCTGCAGTAGGGGTATTAGACATGCTACGTTATCATAAATTCACAGCAGGTGCAGGTTGGGCCTTCGACTATGGAACATCAGATGACTCAAAAGAGATGTTCGAGTATTTATATAAATACTCTCCTTATCATGCTTTAAAAGAGGGCACTAGCTATCCAGCAACAATGGTAACAACTGCAGACCATGACGACCGTGTGGTTCCTGCTCATTCTTTTAAGTTTGCTGCTCGTTTACAAGAATATCATACAGGAGACAATCCTGTCCTTATTCGTATTGAAACAAATGCAGGTCACGGAGCTGGCAAGCCGACCGATAAAATTATTCAAGAAGCGGCTGATAAATGGGCGTTCATGTTTCAAAATATGGGTGCTCCTTATACAAAATAA
- a CDS encoding RNA polymerase sigma factor, with the protein MLIIEVLNGIPVTLVNQSIGNSRSQHEPNLQWAVHACAVKNDELAKEFIYKKMYGYVTVVVSRYIKSTHDAEELVNETFIKAFKAIHKFSYSEKNEEKMENFFYGWLGRIAANLSIDHLRSKRQFHAGDDTVEDQLLMVPVSPSTELEVADIMSLLDKLPSIQRAIFNLYELEGYSHEEIAKKLNIPESTSRTYLTRGKQKLRKLYKQLMFDEKKK; encoded by the coding sequence TTGCTAATCATTGAAGTTTTGAACGGCATACCAGTTACATTAGTGAATCAGTCGATCGGCAATTCTAGGAGTCAACATGAACCCAATCTGCAATGGGCTGTGCATGCTTGTGCGGTTAAAAATGATGAGCTCGCTAAGGAATTTATCTATAAAAAAATGTATGGTTATGTTACTGTCGTTGTTTCACGTTACATTAAGAGTACACATGATGCCGAAGAACTGGTAAATGAAACATTTATTAAAGCATTTAAAGCCATTCATAAGTTTTCGTATTCAGAAAAGAATGAAGAAAAAATGGAGAATTTTTTTTATGGCTGGCTAGGTCGAATAGCTGCAAATTTGTCAATTGATCATTTGCGCTCGAAGCGACAATTTCATGCGGGAGATGATACTGTTGAAGATCAGTTATTAATGGTACCTGTCTCTCCATCAACCGAGTTGGAAGTTGCCGATATCATGTCCTTGCTTGATAAGCTACCTAGTATTCAACGTGCGATCTTCAATTTATATGAATTAGAGGGGTATTCACATGAAGAGATTGCCAAGAAACTAAATATTCCCGAGAGTACGTCGAGAACTTACCTTACTCGTGGGAAACAAAAATTAAGGAAATTATATAAACAGTTAATGTTTGATGAGAAAAAGAAATAA